The following proteins are co-located in the Echinicola sp. 20G genome:
- a CDS encoding prolyl oligopeptidase family serine peptidase, whose translation MIQKFYLFQRASCLLVTLLLSMGCLKAQEHSGYKLPPKEILELVDAPTTPSVYFSKKGDLMLILERPGYKSIEEVSQPELRIGGIRINPVTNGPSRSSSYSGIKVKEVGKGTETAIKGLPENVKIDGVSWSDDEKYLAISVVGKAGISLWVADLETMEAKPLTGEILNEVYGNSYTWLPNNSLLIKAVNPNRGSQPEKPIVPAGPIIQETSGNAAPSRTYQDLLENEYDERLFAYFMDSQLMIVDLDGGMKPLGTPNMNKSMDLSPDGSYVLVEMIQKPFSYLVPASRFPYDVEAWSIDGSSKKTIAEIPLDEERPTGFDATVTGPRNISWRRDKPATLYWAEAQDGGDPKMEIEERDIVYTLMAPFTGEKKKLASTSLRFGGISWSDDDFAILNERWFASRQEKRSLINPSNPDAGKKVIIERSYSDIYNDPGDPVYTTNEFGEYVLLRKGDKIFMTSEGGSPEGSMPFLSTFDVKNKEQEILWRCQAPYYEQVVKVLDDKGQTFVTSKQSTDIQPNYWLVNTKKRIAPIQLTYFEDPYPSLKGIQKELVTYERNDGLNLSATIYTPKGYDPEKDGPLPVLMWAYPREYKSKEVAAQVRGSKYEFTRLYWGTPLYWVTQGYAIMDRTEMPIVGEGDQEPNDFFIEQLVANAEAAIDYIVERGIGDRDRIAVGGHSYGAFMTANLLSHSDLFAAGIARSGAYNRTLTPFGFQYEQRTYWEAPDVYFNMSPFMHADKVKTPILLIHGVADNNSGTFPIQSERYYNALKGHGATARLVFLPNESHGYAGRESILHTLYEMNEWLDKWVKNKGAE comes from the coding sequence ATGATCCAAAAATTTTACTTATTTCAGAGAGCTTCGTGTCTATTGGTGACATTGTTGCTTTCCATGGGCTGCTTGAAAGCCCAAGAGCATTCTGGTTATAAATTACCGCCAAAGGAGATACTGGAGCTGGTGGATGCGCCTACTACCCCTTCTGTTTATTTTAGCAAGAAAGGCGACTTGATGCTGATTCTAGAGCGACCGGGTTACAAATCCATCGAAGAAGTTTCACAGCCAGAATTGAGGATTGGAGGAATCCGTATCAATCCAGTGACCAATGGACCAAGTAGGTCATCTAGTTATAGTGGCATAAAGGTAAAGGAAGTTGGAAAGGGTACAGAGACTGCTATAAAAGGATTGCCAGAAAATGTAAAGATAGACGGCGTAAGCTGGTCTGATGATGAAAAGTATTTGGCCATTAGTGTTGTGGGTAAGGCAGGTATTAGCCTTTGGGTTGCTGATTTGGAAACAATGGAAGCCAAGCCGCTTACCGGTGAGATATTAAATGAAGTATATGGCAATTCATATACCTGGTTGCCGAATAACAGCTTATTGATCAAAGCAGTGAACCCGAATAGAGGCTCTCAGCCTGAAAAACCAATTGTTCCTGCTGGGCCTATTATTCAAGAGACTTCTGGCAATGCGGCGCCAAGCAGGACCTATCAGGATCTTTTGGAAAATGAATATGATGAAAGACTCTTTGCTTACTTTATGGATTCGCAGTTGATGATTGTGGATTTAGATGGAGGAATGAAGCCTTTGGGTACGCCCAATATGAACAAATCCATGGACTTGTCACCGGACGGGAGCTATGTATTGGTAGAGATGATCCAAAAACCGTTTTCATATTTAGTGCCAGCTTCTAGATTTCCTTATGATGTGGAGGCTTGGAGTATTGATGGAAGTAGTAAAAAGACGATCGCAGAAATACCTTTAGATGAAGAAAGGCCAACAGGTTTTGATGCCACGGTTACCGGACCAAGGAATATTTCATGGAGAAGGGACAAGCCAGCTACATTATATTGGGCGGAAGCTCAAGATGGTGGAGATCCAAAAATGGAAATTGAAGAAAGAGATATCGTCTATACTTTGATGGCTCCATTTACTGGTGAAAAAAAGAAACTAGCTTCTACCAGCCTAAGGTTTGGTGGAATCAGTTGGTCTGATGATGATTTTGCAATATTGAATGAGAGATGGTTTGCCAGTAGACAAGAGAAACGTTCTTTGATCAACCCTAGCAATCCTGATGCAGGAAAGAAAGTGATCATTGAAAGGAGTTATTCAGACATTTATAATGATCCGGGAGACCCTGTCTACACCACCAATGAATTTGGTGAATATGTTTTGCTTAGAAAAGGCGATAAGATTTTTATGACCAGCGAAGGTGGTTCACCAGAAGGAAGCATGCCTTTCCTCTCCACTTTTGATGTAAAAAATAAGGAACAGGAGATTCTTTGGAGATGTCAGGCGCCTTACTATGAGCAAGTAGTGAAAGTGTTGGATGATAAAGGTCAAACTTTTGTTACCAGCAAGCAAAGTACAGATATCCAACCAAACTATTGGCTGGTCAATACAAAAAAGAGAATAGCACCTATTCAGCTGACTTATTTTGAAGACCCATACCCTTCTCTGAAAGGCATCCAAAAAGAGTTGGTGACTTATGAGCGTAACGATGGCTTGAACCTCTCTGCCACCATTTATACCCCAAAGGGCTATGATCCTGAAAAGGATGGTCCTCTACCGGTATTGATGTGGGCCTATCCGAGAGAATATAAATCCAAAGAAGTAGCCGCACAGGTAAGAGGTTCAAAATATGAGTTTACGCGCTTGTATTGGGGAACACCACTATATTGGGTGACTCAAGGATATGCGATCATGGACCGTACAGAGATGCCCATTGTGGGAGAAGGTGACCAAGAACCCAATGACTTCTTTATTGAACAGTTGGTGGCGAATGCGGAAGCGGCCATAGATTATATTGTAGAGCGAGGAATTGGTGATCGAGATCGGATTGCGGTGGGAGGGCATTCATACGGAGCTTTTATGACCGCCAATTTACTTTCCCACAGTGACTTGTTTGCGGCAGGAATTGCCCGAAGTGGGGCTTATAACCGGACGTTGACACCTTTTGGCTTCCAATATGAGCAGCGTACTTATTGGGAAGCTCCAGATGTGTATTTTAATATGTCTCCATTTATGCATGCTGATAAAGTCAAAACACCAATTCTTTTGATCCATGGAGTGGCAGACAATAATTCAGGTACTTTCCCAATCCAGTCAGAGCGTTACTATAATGCCTTGAAAGGCCATGGGGCTACGGCCAGATTGGTGTTCTTGCCTAATGAGAGCCATGGCTATGCTGGTCGGGAGTCGATTTTGCACACACTTTATGAAATGAATGAATGGTTGGATAAGTGGGTTAAAAATAAAGGTGCTGAATAA
- a CDS encoding metalloregulator ArsR/SmtB family transcription factor, whose amino-acid sequence MRLKNISLNYGMRVFKALSEEPRVRIIHLLIQNKEMCISDLEHILDFTQTKTSRHLAYLRNSGLVGSKRIDQWTFYYILDEAIDIINQIFKFIQKDAKLIRDQEICEILRSNRELAINKIENNPYR is encoded by the coding sequence ATGCGACTTAAAAATATCAGTTTAAATTACGGAATGAGGGTCTTTAAGGCTCTTTCTGAAGAACCCAGAGTGAGGATCATTCATCTGCTGATCCAGAACAAGGAGATGTGCATTTCTGACTTGGAACATATTCTGGATTTTACCCAAACCAAAACAAGCAGACACCTGGCTTACCTGAGAAATTCTGGTTTGGTGGGAAGCAAAAGGATTGATCAGTGGACTTTTTATTACATCCTGGACGAAGCTATTGACATCATTAATCAGATATTTAAGTTTATCCAAAAAGATGCTAAATTGATCAGGGATCAAGAGATTTGTGAGATCTTGCGTTCCAATCGAGAATTGGCCATCAATAAAATAGAAAACAACCCTTACCGGTAA
- a CDS encoding YCF48-related protein, with the protein MKKTLLLFLTLIICHYSFSQSWRRVGSWGNELTDIHWVNDDVAYISGDQIILKTVDGGENWVEQEAPLDAKMLTLDFFDHNNGLMVGEGGLIFKTSDGGNSWTIVTSGVSENFYSVKFISQNKVLVAGEAGQLLVSENGGNTWTKQSLGTTASLNSIYFVNADSGYIATSAAKILKTTNGGASWQSISTPVSFRLNDVHFSNDTTGYTVGDNGTILKTIDAGLSWAYIQSGTNYDYHRVAFNESNANIGIIGGEGGIVLYTNNAGLTFVERTSRTTEDIAGIDYKLSSNTVFAVANSGVLISSTNSGSSWSLRMSGRNNHFSAIDFVTDVRGYIAGEEALVLLTTNGGTSFTDRSRPLDVDFHDIEFETAAFGYVVGDGGTILNTTNSGGSWTALNPNTEKNLYGLHFFDTDVGYIVGEGGYIAKTENRGVNWETIQEGTGSVNFKDVNFFNNQIGLIIGEQGKLFRTTGNDVWEEVSLTESNDLNSLVVLDEQTALIAGNSGVLYKTSDAGANWEKLNTNFNSDFKGIDFLDGEVGFIVGDKGLIIQTMDQGLSWEEVSTNTFQDFKAISFGDVNTGYAVGENGIFYQYSCLLPEATSDIFGLDNICMSQQIYTVQDEAVGDLSFEWRVDGGQILEGQGSNRIIVEWNTPGRNAVLVQGQNVCGKGPTTALEVLVSEEPKQLVEVIGDGVACYGSTQPFEVDSVAGTEYVWEVTGGAIQSGQGTAHITVDWTELGEQHLTVFARNACGQGPDLNKSITVIQSPEQPGVIQGSVQVGLVEEAYEVPAVSGINYQWETGGGGNIISGQGTNSVVVSWEKEGDFELKVTPMNACNEGQSQSLNVNVNLITAIENEEENTIVKIYPNPSEGDIHISVKGVGNIKEIRVMNSFGQSLQKITPGLGIFDFDIQNLPKGVLFVVVESSAGKTVDKVWIK; encoded by the coding sequence ATGAAAAAAACTCTACTGTTATTTTTGACACTGATAATTTGCCATTATTCTTTTTCACAAAGTTGGAGACGTGTTGGAAGTTGGGGAAATGAGCTCACCGATATCCATTGGGTCAATGACGATGTGGCTTATATTTCAGGAGATCAGATTATCCTTAAGACTGTGGATGGAGGGGAGAATTGGGTGGAGCAAGAAGCACCTCTTGATGCAAAGATGCTGACTTTGGACTTTTTTGATCACAATAATGGACTAATGGTGGGTGAAGGAGGCTTGATTTTCAAGACTAGCGATGGTGGAAATTCATGGACTATTGTAACCTCAGGTGTTTCAGAGAACTTTTATTCTGTTAAATTTATTAGTCAAAATAAAGTATTGGTTGCTGGAGAAGCTGGGCAGTTATTGGTTTCAGAAAATGGTGGAAATACATGGACAAAGCAAAGCCTTGGGACAACTGCTTCTTTGAATTCTATTTATTTTGTGAATGCTGACTCCGGGTATATTGCAACTTCAGCTGCTAAAATCCTAAAAACTACCAATGGTGGAGCAAGTTGGCAAAGCATAAGCACCCCTGTGAGCTTTCGGCTAAATGATGTGCATTTTTCTAATGATACAACAGGATATACCGTCGGCGATAATGGAACGATCTTAAAGACCATTGATGCAGGACTGTCCTGGGCATATATCCAAAGCGGAACCAACTATGATTATCATCGAGTAGCTTTTAATGAGAGTAATGCCAATATCGGTATAATCGGTGGAGAAGGAGGAATTGTTTTATATACCAATAATGCTGGGCTAACATTTGTAGAGAGGACTAGCCGAACCACTGAAGACATAGCAGGGATTGATTATAAATTAAGTTCCAATACAGTTTTTGCGGTGGCCAATAGTGGTGTGCTGATTTCTTCCACCAATTCCGGCAGCTCTTGGTCCCTTCGGATGTCTGGTAGAAATAATCATTTTTCAGCCATTGATTTTGTTACAGATGTTAGGGGGTATATAGCCGGCGAAGAAGCCCTGGTCCTGTTGACAACCAATGGAGGTACTTCCTTTACAGATCGCTCAAGGCCCTTGGATGTGGATTTTCATGATATTGAGTTTGAAACTGCAGCATTTGGTTATGTGGTGGGTGATGGAGGCACTATTTTAAACACAACCAATTCAGGTGGCTCTTGGACAGCTTTAAACCCTAATACAGAAAAGAACTTGTATGGTCTCCACTTTTTTGATACAGATGTAGGCTATATAGTCGGTGAGGGTGGTTACATTGCTAAAACGGAAAATAGAGGGGTAAATTGGGAAACCATTCAGGAAGGAACAGGAAGTGTCAATTTTAAGGATGTAAATTTCTTTAACAACCAAATAGGACTCATCATCGGGGAGCAGGGTAAGCTTTTTAGAACTACTGGTAATGATGTTTGGGAAGAGGTTTCATTAACTGAATCCAATGATTTAAATAGCTTGGTGGTTTTGGATGAGCAAACTGCCCTGATAGCAGGAAATTCAGGCGTTCTTTACAAGACTTCTGATGCAGGGGCTAATTGGGAAAAGCTGAACACTAATTTTAACAGTGATTTTAAAGGCATTGACTTTCTGGATGGGGAGGTTGGTTTTATTGTGGGAGACAAGGGCTTGATTATACAGACCATGGATCAGGGCCTTTCGTGGGAGGAGGTTTCTACCAATACTTTTCAGGATTTTAAGGCCATCAGTTTTGGAGATGTCAATACAGGTTATGCAGTAGGCGAAAATGGTATTTTCTATCAATATAGCTGTCTATTGCCAGAGGCTACCAGTGATATTTTTGGCTTGGATAACATTTGCATGAGCCAGCAAATCTACACTGTCCAAGATGAAGCAGTAGGTGATTTGAGTTTTGAGTGGCGTGTAGATGGTGGACAGATCTTGGAAGGGCAAGGCAGCAATAGGATAATCGTGGAATGGAATACTCCTGGGAGAAATGCGGTTCTGGTACAAGGACAAAATGTTTGTGGAAAAGGTCCTACCACTGCTTTGGAAGTATTAGTTTCAGAAGAGCCTAAGCAGCTTGTGGAGGTAATTGGTGATGGAGTGGCCTGTTATGGGAGTACACAGCCTTTTGAAGTGGATTCTGTTGCTGGAACTGAATATGTTTGGGAAGTTACAGGCGGAGCGATTCAATCTGGGCAGGGTACCGCACATATCACGGTAGATTGGACGGAGTTGGGAGAACAACATCTTACCGTGTTTGCTAGAAACGCTTGTGGACAAGGACCTGATTTGAACAAATCCATTACCGTGATCCAATCCCCTGAGCAGCCTGGAGTAATACAAGGGTCAGTTCAAGTGGGGCTGGTGGAAGAAGCTTATGAGGTGCCAGCTGTATCAGGTATCAACTACCAATGGGAAACTGGAGGTGGAGGAAATATCATCAGTGGTCAAGGCACCAATAGTGTGGTGGTGAGTTGGGAGAAGGAAGGTGATTTTGAACTGAAAGTGACTCCTATGAATGCCTGTAATGAAGGGCAAAGCCAGAGCCTAAATGTAAATGTCAATTTAATCACTGCGATAGAAAATGAAGAGGAAAATACCATTGTAAAAATTTATCCGAATCCATCAGAAGGAGATATCCACATTTCGGTGAAAGGAGTGGGTAATATCAAGGAAATCAGGGTGATGAACTCTTTTGGTCAAAGTTTACAGAAAATTACGCCTGGTTTGGGGATATTTGATTTTGATATACAGAATTTACCAAAAGGAGTGTTGTTTGTTGTGGTTGAATCAAGCGCAGGAAAAACGGTGGATAAAGTGTGGATAAAATAA
- a CDS encoding carboxypeptidase-like regulatory domain-containing protein, protein MKISIPYLSIFLFFALLAVGIQNTNAQDTQEKKVIQLSGIILNADSTTAVAGVNVYVPTKGRGTSSNHFGYFSMPVAEGDSVIFSFVGLKNQTFKVPQTVESDKISLVLTMVQDEIALGEIEVMPYPTEEEFKQAVLAMNIEDIPLDRGNLSPQMLLRWAEQMPASGNENFRAFQSGQMQQIQDRYGPRSFPLLNPFAWAEFIKSIKRGDLKSKD, encoded by the coding sequence TTGAAAATTTCTATTCCATATCTCTCCATCTTTTTATTTTTTGCCCTCTTAGCTGTAGGGATACAAAATACCAATGCACAAGATACCCAAGAAAAGAAAGTCATTCAGCTTTCCGGGATCATATTGAATGCAGATAGCACCACTGCTGTTGCTGGTGTAAACGTGTATGTCCCAACGAAAGGCCGGGGAACCAGCTCCAATCACTTTGGTTACTTCTCTATGCCAGTGGCTGAAGGAGATAGTGTGATATTTAGTTTTGTGGGCTTGAAAAATCAAACCTTCAAAGTACCTCAGACCGTGGAAAGCGATAAAATCAGTCTTGTGCTTACCATGGTTCAAGACGAAATTGCCTTGGGAGAAATAGAAGTAATGCCCTACCCTACTGAAGAAGAGTTCAAACAAGCAGTTTTGGCAATGAACATTGAAGACATCCCACTGGATAGAGGCAACCTGAGTCCACAGATGTTGTTGAGATGGGCAGAACAAATGCCGGCCTCTGGAAATGAAAACTTCAGGGCTTTCCAAAGTGGCCAGATGCAGCAAATCCAAGATCGCTATGGTCCTCGTTCTTTCCCACTCCTAAACCCATTTGCATGGGCTGAATTTATCAAATCCATCAAAAGAGGAGATCTAAAAAGCAAAGATTAA
- the pafA gene encoding alkaline phosphatase PafA: MKKIFLASLILLATLSTSIAQNSDKPKLVVGIVVDQMRYEYLHKFHDRYTEGGFKRLMHEGFMMKNGHYNYIPTYTGPGHSSVYTGTTPATHGIIGNNWYVRKLGKSIYCAGDSTVTAVGGAEKNGHVSPRNLLTTTITDELKLSTNQRSKVVGVAIKDRGAALPAGHLGDAYWYDKETGGFMTSTYYKEELPDWVKKFNNKKLAQKYLSKPWKPLYNIKTYIQSVEDNNDFESPFIGRETTDFPYDLKELMENNDGLGMIASTPFGNDLTLDMAMAAIEGEKLGKGDDTDFLAVSFSSTDYVGHRFGPTSIELEDTYLRLDQGLEKFFDYLDKEYGKGEYLVFLTADHAVAEVVNYMKSIEVPTGSFDTRFALTQLKGFTREHYGEGNWILNTSNEQIFLNRELLEEKGFELSKVQREIADFMLKFDGIKEAYTAANMKSNEYTEGRKHLLQMGFNHKASGDVLLVMEPAWLTNSSRGTTHGTGYIYDTHVPVLFYGWNVEAGTSTRYCTITDIAPTVSMLLNIRIPNGTSGQPIQEITK, encoded by the coding sequence ATGAAAAAAATTTTTCTTGCCAGCTTGATTTTGCTGGCCACTCTCAGTACCAGCATTGCTCAAAATTCCGATAAGCCAAAATTGGTGGTAGGCATTGTAGTTGACCAAATGCGTTATGAATACCTTCACAAATTTCATGACCGATACACGGAAGGTGGATTCAAGCGCTTGATGCATGAAGGCTTTATGATGAAAAACGGCCATTATAACTACATCCCCACTTACACAGGACCGGGGCACTCATCAGTCTATACTGGCACTACACCTGCCACGCACGGCATTATTGGAAATAACTGGTATGTCAGAAAATTGGGAAAATCCATATACTGCGCCGGTGACAGTACCGTAACAGCTGTAGGTGGAGCCGAAAAAAATGGTCATGTTTCCCCAAGGAACCTTTTGACCACCACAATTACCGATGAACTTAAGCTTTCCACTAACCAACGTTCAAAGGTAGTAGGGGTAGCGATCAAAGATCGTGGTGCTGCGCTTCCTGCAGGCCACCTGGGAGATGCCTATTGGTATGATAAGGAAACCGGAGGGTTTATGACTTCCACTTATTACAAGGAAGAGTTACCTGACTGGGTGAAAAAGTTCAACAACAAAAAACTAGCTCAAAAGTACTTGTCCAAACCGTGGAAGCCACTTTACAATATCAAAACCTATATCCAAAGTGTTGAGGACAACAATGATTTTGAATCTCCATTTATCGGTAGGGAAACCACTGATTTTCCATATGACTTAAAAGAACTTATGGAAAACAACGACGGTCTTGGAATGATTGCATCCACACCATTTGGCAATGACCTTACTTTGGACATGGCCATGGCCGCTATCGAGGGAGAAAAACTAGGTAAAGGTGACGATACTGACTTCTTGGCTGTAAGTTTCTCTTCTACCGATTATGTGGGACATCGATTTGGACCTACTTCTATCGAATTGGAAGACACCTATCTAAGACTTGATCAAGGCCTTGAAAAATTCTTTGACTATTTGGATAAGGAGTATGGTAAAGGAGAGTACTTGGTTTTCCTAACCGCTGACCATGCCGTGGCCGAAGTGGTCAATTATATGAAAAGCATTGAGGTTCCTACAGGTAGCTTTGACACCAGGTTTGCTTTGACCCAATTGAAAGGATTCACCAGAGAGCATTATGGTGAAGGCAATTGGATACTAAATACTTCCAATGAGCAAATCTTTTTAAATAGAGAATTGCTAGAAGAAAAAGGATTTGAGCTCTCAAAAGTGCAACGTGAAATTGCTGACTTCATGTTAAAATTCGATGGTATCAAAGAAGCTTATACAGCTGCCAATATGAAAAGTAATGAATATACTGAAGGCAGAAAGCATTTGCTTCAAATGGGTTTTAACCATAAAGCTTCAGGAGATGTGCTCTTGGTCATGGAACCTGCTTGGCTGACCAACTCTTCCAGGGGGACTACCCATGGTACTGGGTACATTTATGACACTCATGTTCCTGTTTTATTCTACGGTTGGAATGTGGAAGCTGGAACCAGCACCAGGTATTGCACCATCACTGACATTGCTCCAACGGTTTCTATGCTACTGAATATCAGGATTCCTAATGGCACCTCTGGCCAGCCTATTCAGGAAATCACTAAGTAA
- the gldJ gene encoding gliding motility lipoprotein GldJ encodes MVKINKNLNSVVGAFLVLSMAFMASCAKNSGPTYGRRTAGDPGKVSASTGAEFNFDLEDTTQFTVVKLKDQVVGPKLKYIQGGRAVLGTQEQDVMAFRDNVERTVTVASFYMDETEVTNVDYKEFLFNMRSRVSADSIRKLEPREDVWKEALSYNDVYSTYYFRHPGFNFYPVAGVTWNQANAYATWRTIYVNELYRKENELDSTMSKNMLIERGVVLPNYRLPNEAEWEYAAKAMIGTQYLDENQENGRIYPWDGRGVRNPYDVKRKSRQGDYLSNFKRGRGDYAGIAGGISNDGEIIPANVYEFPPNDFGLYNMSGNMNEWVEDVYRPLSYQDFEDLNPVRRDGTNDEAEAYGTTLIDDNYRVYKGGSWKDVAYWLSPGTRRFMHQDSATNSIGFRCAMISVGADDR; translated from the coding sequence ATGGTGAAAATCAATAAAAATCTAAATTCTGTAGTTGGTGCATTTTTGGTGTTATCAATGGCATTTATGGCCTCTTGTGCGAAAAACAGTGGGCCAACGTACGGAAGAAGGACTGCCGGTGACCCGGGTAAGGTCAGTGCTTCCACTGGAGCAGAGTTCAACTTTGACCTTGAAGACACGACACAATTTACAGTTGTCAAGCTAAAAGATCAGGTAGTTGGACCTAAATTAAAGTACATCCAAGGTGGTCGTGCAGTCTTGGGAACCCAAGAGCAGGATGTGATGGCTTTTCGGGATAATGTCGAAAGGACTGTTACCGTTGCTTCGTTCTATATGGACGAGACCGAAGTGACCAATGTGGATTACAAAGAATTCCTTTTCAACATGAGAAGTCGCGTAAGTGCGGATTCTATTAGAAAATTGGAGCCAAGAGAGGATGTGTGGAAAGAGGCCCTTTCTTACAATGATGTTTATTCCACTTATTATTTCAGACACCCAGGGTTTAACTTTTACCCAGTAGCTGGAGTGACTTGGAATCAAGCAAATGCTTATGCCACATGGAGAACGATCTATGTCAATGAGCTTTATAGAAAAGAGAATGAACTGGATTCGACCATGAGCAAAAACATGCTGATAGAGCGTGGAGTTGTTTTGCCTAATTACCGTTTGCCAAATGAGGCAGAATGGGAATATGCAGCGAAGGCAATGATCGGAACCCAGTATTTGGATGAAAACCAAGAAAATGGCCGTATTTATCCTTGGGATGGCAGAGGTGTTAGAAATCCTTATGATGTGAAAAGAAAATCCCGTCAAGGAGACTATTTGTCCAACTTTAAACGTGGACGTGGTGATTATGCGGGTATAGCCGGTGGCATCTCCAATGATGGAGAGATCATTCCTGCCAACGTCTATGAATTTCCTCCAAACGATTTCGGTTTGTACAACATGTCTGGTAACATGAATGAGTGGGTAGAAGATGTTTATCGTCCACTTTCTTACCAAGACTTTGAAGACTTGAACCCTGTTAGAAGGGATGGTACCAACGATGAAGCTGAAGCATATGGTACTACTTTGATCGATGACAATTACCGTGTGTATAAAGGAGGGTCTTGGAAGGATGTAGCCTACTGGTTATCTCCAGGAACCAGAAGGTTTATGCATCAGGATTCTGCTACTAACAGTATTGGATTTAGATGTGCGATGATCTCTGTAGGGGCAGATGATAGATAA
- a CDS encoding aminopeptidase P N-terminal domain-containing protein, protein MRNYKVIMVLLVFGLTSQWTKAQSYFDDGLGKDFHQTRREAVRSMMPESSVAVFFTSPVKNRSNDVDFEYHPNTDFFYLTGYREPNSVLLIFSEKVEMGGEMVDEVIYVQPRDENAEMWNGKRLGIEGVKENLGFDHVYLNEDFASEPKIDFEQFDKILSFSLSDGIEESSANKSMMAMRESFKAKTQYPAQMSEVTNKMYELIRVTDLENSANVAQVIGRYRKYYPEVENDDVLMEFANAESPEKRMEVAEKLPSSKLNISALPEMMNALRGVKTAEEIEMLRKAIRISAIGQIEVMKALQPGISEREVQGIHEFVYKRYGAEAVGYPSIVGAGKNGCILHYISNDLRNPDKRLMLMDLGAEWRGYTADVTRTIPINGKFTEEEKAIYDLVYKAQDEAIKMCKPGTEFGEVGKVAQRIINEGLAELGIIVRGQRHRYFPHGTSHHLGLDVHDRGGYGKLEAGMVITVEPGVYIPEGSDCDPKWWNIAVRIEDDVLITESGFENLSAEAPRSSDDVEAMMAKPSVLENWVLPEL, encoded by the coding sequence ATGAGAAATTATAAAGTTATAATGGTGCTACTGGTTTTCGGATTGACTTCACAGTGGACAAAAGCCCAATCCTATTTTGATGATGGGTTAGGAAAAGATTTTCACCAAACTAGAAGGGAGGCCGTCAGAAGTATGATGCCGGAGAGTTCCGTGGCAGTTTTTTTTACCTCACCCGTGAAAAACCGATCGAATGATGTAGATTTTGAATATCATCCCAATACCGATTTTTTCTATTTGACAGGGTATAGGGAGCCTAATTCGGTCTTGCTGATTTTTAGTGAAAAAGTTGAAATGGGAGGTGAGATGGTTGATGAGGTGATTTATGTGCAACCAAGAGATGAAAATGCTGAGATGTGGAATGGGAAGCGCTTGGGTATCGAGGGCGTAAAAGAAAATTTGGGTTTTGACCATGTTTATTTAAATGAAGATTTTGCGTCTGAGCCTAAAATAGACTTTGAGCAATTTGATAAAATTCTATCCTTTAGCCTTTCTGATGGAATAGAGGAAAGCTCCGCCAACAAAAGCATGATGGCCATGCGAGAGAGCTTCAAAGCCAAAACGCAGTATCCAGCACAAATGTCTGAGGTAACCAATAAGATGTATGAACTGATCCGGGTAACTGATTTGGAAAATTCTGCCAATGTGGCCCAAGTGATTGGTAGGTACAGAAAGTATTACCCTGAGGTTGAAAATGATGATGTGCTGATGGAGTTTGCCAATGCAGAGTCTCCAGAAAAGCGAATGGAAGTGGCAGAAAAGCTGCCAAGCAGTAAACTGAATATTTCAGCTTTACCGGAAATGATGAATGCCTTGAGAGGAGTCAAAACAGCGGAGGAAATAGAGATGTTAAGAAAGGCTATTAGGATTTCTGCCATTGGACAAATAGAAGTGATGAAAGCGCTTCAACCAGGAATTTCAGAGAGAGAAGTACAAGGGATTCATGAGTTTGTGTACAAGAGGTACGGTGCAGAAGCGGTAGGGTATCCTTCTATAGTAGGTGCTGGGAAGAATGGTTGTATTCTTCATTATATTTCCAATGATTTGAGAAACCCAGATAAGCGTTTGATGCTTATGGATCTTGGGGCAGAGTGGAGAGGTTATACGGCCGATGTGACGCGCACGATTCCTATCAATGGAAAGTTTACTGAAGAGGAAAAAGCGATTTATGATTTGGTATATAAGGCACAGGATGAGGCCATAAAAATGTGCAAGCCAGGAACTGAGTTTGGTGAAGTAGGAAAGGTTGCCCAAAGAATCATTAACGAGGGTTTGGCTGAATTGGGAATCATTGTGCGTGGTCAGCGTCACCGTTATTTTCCGCATGGAACCAGCCATCATTTAGGACTTGATGTGCATGATCGTGGCGGATATGGCAAATTGGAGGCTGGTATGGTGATTACGGTGGAGCCTGGTGTCTATATTCCAGAAGGCAGTGATTGTGACCCCAAATGGTGGAACATTGCTGTAAGAATAGAAGATGATGTATTGATCACTGAAAGTGGATTTGAAAACCTATCCGCTGAAGCTCCAAGAAGTAGCGATGATGTGGAGGCAATGATGGCCAAGCCAAGTGTGTTGGAAAATTGGGTTTTGCCTGAGTTATAA